One stretch of Anolis carolinensis isolate JA03-04 chromosome 3, rAnoCar3.1.pri, whole genome shotgun sequence DNA includes these proteins:
- the pwwp2b gene encoding PWWP domain-containing protein 2B, which translates to MEEEKATTAAAATAAAQKPQVGSFLPVLVEQMAGDTLVVTWSSGERRFTGVLLDCTKKSALSCVPPSSLPKIDDPAINPCTNGKPEEGEPMKLETERWSWEEKPPKVNGEEKVPPLLPPPPSGTVLPYPPYFEGAPFPPPLWLRHSYNQWVPQPPPRTIKRTKRRLSRNRDPGRLIMSTIRLRPRQVLCEKCKNTLNPEENSSARQNVKTRRKLSIQDKEQKRHSESDFGEKRSKKEKREEDKFSGELLHRTPVIKISYSTPQGKGEVVKIPSRIHGSGKPFCSQRLLQNGGEDQEEAKELQHYQETKCFIDKSSSSHLASIPKLKLTRPVNSSADVPPPKIRLKPHRLNEGDNVSIYKAELIDEMNVLSTSGESHAATAATFYTDESADRSLADMSSGSSCEDEDFKRFPQNKDGHDNLAFLMNYHKRKADSSSLSVCSNDSLDESKSSSSEVTSPEMCDFLPGDDASVSSSSKDERKIVPPLTVRLHTQSVSKCVTEDGRTVSVGDVVWGKIHGFPWWPARVLDINLSQKENGDPSWQEAKVSWFGSPTTSFLSLSKLFPFSEYFKVRFNRKKKGMYRKAITEAAKAVEHLTPEIRDLLTQFET; encoded by the coding sequence ATCTGCGTTGTCTTGTGTTCCCCCATCTTCATTACCAAAAATAGATGACCCAGCTATCAATCCTTGCACTAATGGCAAGCCTGAAGAGGGAGAGCCTATGAAGCTGGAGACTGAACGGTGGTCTTGGGAAGAAAAGCCTCCCAAGGTCAATGGGGAGGAGAAAGTTCCTCCTCTCTTGCCTCCACCTCCATCAGGCACTGTTCTTCCATATCCTCCCTATTTTGAGGGAGCCCCCTTCCCACCTCCATTGTGGCTAAGGCACAGCTATAACCAGTGGGTCCCTCAGCCACCTCCAAGGACTATAAAAAGGACTAAGAGGCGATTGTCTCGTAATAGAGACCCCGGCAGGCTCATCATGAGCACTATTAGGCTGAGGCCACGACAGGTGCTTTGTGAAAAATGTAAGAACACTTTGAACCCAGAGGAGAATAGCTCAGCCAGGCAAAATGTGAAAACCAGGCGAAAGCTCAGCATTCAGGATAAGGAACAAAAGAGACACAGTGAATCAGActttggagagaaaaggagcaaaAAGGAAAAGCGCGAGGAAGATAAATTTTCTGGCGAGCTTTTGCATCGGACTCCAGTTATCAAAATATCTTATAGCACCCCGCAAGGCAAAGGAGAAGTGGTGAAAATACCCTCCCGGATCCATGGCTCAGGGAAGCCCTTTTGTTCTCAGCGGTTACTGCAGAATGGAGGGGAGGACCAAGAGGAGGCCAAAGAGTTGCAACACTACCAGGAAACCAAATGTTTTATAGACAAGTCATCAAGTAGTCACCTTGCTTCCATTCCAAAGCTGAAATTAACCAGGCCTGTGAATTCCAGCGCAGATGTGCCACCTCCAAAAATCAGGCTGAAGCCCCATCGGCTGAATGAGGGGGATAATGTTTCAATTTATAAAGCAGAACTTATCGATGAGATGAATGTCCTTTCCACTAGTGGAGAATCCCATGCTGCTACGGCTGCTACTTTTTATACTGACGAATCTGCAGATAGAAGTTTAGCCGACATGTCTTCGGGAAGCTCCTGTGAAGATGAAGACTTTAAAAGGTTTCCTCAGAATAAAGATGGACACGATAACTTGGCTTTCCTTATGAATTACCATAAAAGGAAAGCCGATTCCTCGAGCTTATCGGTGTGTAGCAATGACAGCCTAGATGAATCCAAATCTTCAAGTTCAGAAGTCACGTCGCCAGAAATGTGTGACTTTTTACCTGGCGATGATGCCTCAGTCTCATCGTCATCAAAAGATGAGCGTAAGATAGTGCCCCCCTTAACAGTTAGACTGCACACCCAAAGTGTTTCCAAATGTGTCACTGAAGATGGAAGAACTGTTTCAGTGGGAGACGTTGTTTGGGGTAAAATCCATGGCTTCCCATGGTGGCCAGCCCGGGTCCTTGATATCAATCTTAGCCAGAAGGAAAATGGAGACCCTTCCTGGCAGGAAGCAAAAGTGTCATGGTTTGGTTCTCCCACAACGTCTTTCTTGTCTCTGTCAAAACTCTTCCCTTTCTCTGAATATTTCAAAGTGCGGTTTAATCGGAAGAAGAAGGGGATGTATCGGAAAGCTATTACGGAAGCTGCCAAGGCAGTGGAACATCTGACCCCGGAAATAAGAGACCTCCTAACACAATTTGAAACGTAA